Proteins encoded within one genomic window of Phototrophicus methaneseepsis:
- a CDS encoding tyrosine-type recombinase/integrase, protein MSKAISLAEAADLFLMAAPYSQTSKQNYEIFLTKTLASYIAAARPVDEITHGDLIRFVAYCEHDRGVSCRSLKQYTYFLRSFFRWCLRAGYIENDPAAALLTPKCVKDGSRVRGIPPAHLRKMLDYTEQTSKRNYALILFMAVTGCRVRAASELRCSNLDLQLGYARLLEKGRRWVVYEFDQLTAAALSDWLMKRPNVDHDYVWTGRGPHYEPLKHQGIRSMLTYLCQKLELPHYTPHQIRHSAGEILANHDHSELAVASALNHQSLQSARIYMPQRMAETRHLRHDIEATLYPDRVDSQLEKPRAVGRPILKIVK, encoded by the coding sequence CTATTTCATTGGCTGAAGCTGCCGATTTGTTTTTGATGGCAGCTCCATACAGTCAGACAAGTAAACAGAACTACGAGATCTTCCTGACTAAAACTCTGGCTTCTTACATCGCGGCTGCGCGGCCAGTTGATGAAATTACTCACGGCGATCTGATACGGTTTGTAGCCTACTGCGAGCATGATCGTGGCGTGAGCTGCCGGAGTCTGAAGCAATATACTTATTTCCTGCGGAGTTTTTTCCGGTGGTGTTTGCGGGCCGGGTACATCGAGAACGATCCGGCAGCGGCACTGCTCACACCTAAGTGTGTGAAGGATGGATCGCGTGTGCGAGGGATACCGCCAGCGCATCTGAGAAAGATGCTGGATTACACAGAGCAGACGAGCAAACGAAACTATGCGCTCATTCTGTTCATGGCGGTGACGGGCTGTCGGGTCCGGGCAGCGAGTGAATTGCGGTGCTCTAATCTTGATTTACAGTTGGGGTATGCCAGGCTGCTAGAGAAGGGCCGTCGCTGGGTGGTGTATGAGTTCGACCAATTGACGGCGGCGGCTCTTTCAGACTGGTTGATGAAGCGGCCAAATGTTGATCATGATTACGTATGGACCGGGCGCGGCCCGCACTACGAACCGCTGAAACACCAGGGGATACGGTCCATGCTGACCTATCTCTGCCAGAAGCTTGAACTGCCCCATTACACACCGCACCAGATTCGGCACAGCGCAGGCGAGATCCTGGCAAATCATGATCATAGTGAATTGGCGGTTGCGAGTGCGCTGAATCATCAGAGTTTACAGAGTGCCCGTATTTATATGCCACAGCGCATGGCGGAAACGCGACACTTGAGGCATGATATTGAAGCGACACTCTATCCCGATCGCGTTGATAGCCAACTTGAAAAGCCGCGAGCGGTAGGGCGGCCAATCCTCAAAATCGTGAAGTGA
- a CDS encoding cytochrome c biogenesis protein, which yields MSAVINKSKTAAPPTPTPNLLRILTVATLIGLVLVSVLAFYVAGTDIEQGEVQRLFYFHMPSFFGAFVAFSATVVGGIMYLWKREPKWDRLAVAGVEVGFALSVITLATGSIWARPIWNTWWTWDPRLTSAAIMVLTYAAYLMLRAGIDNPDTRRRFASVYGILAFATVLLTLFIIRFREDTIHPVVIGTSPQNAQGTFEATPGVVGALLPNLLFWSTLLPITLMWYRIRLENMLDWVNRQKMEALDA from the coding sequence ATGAGCGCTGTTATCAACAAAAGCAAAACGGCGGCGCCGCCTACTCCCACACCCAATTTACTCCGCATTCTAACAGTCGCCACCCTGATCGGGTTGGTACTGGTGAGTGTACTGGCTTTCTATGTAGCTGGTACGGATATTGAGCAGGGTGAAGTCCAGCGTCTGTTTTACTTCCACATGCCATCCTTCTTCGGTGCGTTTGTGGCCTTCTCCGCGACTGTCGTCGGGGGCATCATGTACCTTTGGAAGCGCGAACCCAAGTGGGATCGCCTCGCTGTTGCCGGTGTCGAAGTCGGCTTTGCACTGTCCGTGATTACCCTGGCAACAGGTTCAATCTGGGCACGCCCGATCTGGAATACTTGGTGGACCTGGGACCCGCGCCTGACGTCCGCCGCTATTATGGTCCTGACCTATGCCGCTTACCTGATGCTACGTGCAGGCATCGATAACCCGGATACACGTCGTCGCTTCGCCAGCGTATATGGCATCTTGGCATTTGCCACTGTGCTGTTGACACTGTTCATTATTCGCTTCCGCGAAGATACGATTCACCCGGTGGTGATTGGCACCAGCCCACAAAATGCCCAGGGCACCTTCGAAGCAACCCCTGGCGTTGTTGGCGCACTTCTCCCGAACTTACTCTTCTGGTCGACCCTGCTACCCATCACGCTGATGTGGTACCGCATCCGCTTAGAAAACATGCTCGACTGGGTCAACCGTCAGAAAATGGAAGCGCTAGACGCATGA